One stretch of Rosistilla oblonga DNA includes these proteins:
- a CDS encoding N,N-dimethylformamidase beta subunit family domain-containing protein, protein MPTIPTVARPEQHNLSSTNPLRSLCQPFACGLIPILLFAITAIAPSESIAENNRIVAENQRTGTTDWQLTRVRPNAGRYRTSLVEGYCSEQSLAVGEELKVFISSDPAVPVNLDIYRMGYYGGTGGRLVKTLSNIDTITQPVPDAGKDRVRQCKWEPSVSFTIPEDWVSGVYLGKLTTVPEADQPYWQSYVIFIVKDDRPADFVFQCSDNTWQAYNRWPVNDSLYTHPDGPQKPGVAVSFDRPYGMYCQIFEHPLSLGSGEFLLWEFPLCFWMEQQGYDVTYVSNSDLLNPGEIDRCKTFLSVGHDEYWDTRQYDTVAAAIDRGVNVLWLSANSVYMVSPFSPSESGQPNRIITRTGSFGPLREEETQTYGKIMGPFETHGPDERKIIGARTVVPFNGGGDWVCTQPKHWIYEGTQMRRGDRIEGLIGWEHHGDPDLQRPGLQVVAEGTTWAGGTNPGHWTATIFPGPKGNFVFNAATIYWAQGLATPPGHIIPWSHYSRPHGPDRRVQQITKNLFERSLQKTQD, encoded by the coding sequence ATGCCAACGATCCCAACTGTTGCTCGCCCCGAGCAACACAATCTCTCCTCCACTAATCCCCTTCGCAGTCTCTGCCAACCATTTGCATGCGGGCTGATTCCAATCCTCCTATTTGCGATCACCGCGATCGCGCCGAGCGAATCGATCGCCGAAAACAACCGGATCGTCGCTGAAAACCAGCGGACCGGAACGACCGATTGGCAACTGACCCGCGTCCGGCCCAACGCCGGTAGGTATCGAACTTCGCTTGTCGAAGGCTACTGTTCGGAGCAATCGCTTGCGGTGGGCGAGGAACTGAAAGTCTTCATCAGTTCCGATCCGGCGGTCCCCGTGAATTTGGACATCTATCGGATGGGCTACTACGGCGGCACCGGCGGCCGGCTGGTTAAAACGTTGTCCAACATCGACACGATCACGCAACCGGTTCCCGACGCGGGGAAGGACCGCGTGCGGCAGTGCAAGTGGGAACCGAGTGTCAGCTTCACGATTCCCGAGGATTGGGTCAGTGGAGTCTATCTGGGAAAACTGACCACGGTCCCCGAAGCCGACCAACCTTATTGGCAGAGCTACGTGATCTTCATTGTGAAAGACGATCGCCCCGCCGATTTTGTCTTCCAATGTTCTGACAACACTTGGCAAGCGTATAACCGCTGGCCCGTGAACGACTCGCTGTACACCCATCCCGACGGTCCGCAGAAGCCGGGCGTCGCGGTCAGCTTCGACCGCCCCTACGGCATGTATTGCCAGATCTTTGAACATCCGCTGTCGCTCGGTTCGGGTGAATTCCTGCTGTGGGAATTCCCGCTGTGCTTCTGGATGGAGCAACAGGGATACGACGTCACCTACGTCAGCAACAGCGACCTACTAAACCCCGGCGAGATCGACCGCTGCAAAACGTTCCTGAGCGTCGGGCACGACGAATACTGGGACACGCGGCAATACGATACCGTCGCGGCGGCGATCGATCGCGGCGTCAATGTGCTGTGGCTGAGTGCCAACAGCGTCTATATGGTCAGCCCGTTCAGCCCCAGCGAAAGCGGCCAGCCCAACCGAATCATCACTCGCACCGGCAGCTTCGGTCCGTTGCGGGAGGAGGAGACGCAGACCTACGGCAAGATCATGGGCCCGTTCGAAACGCATGGCCCCGACGAACGAAAGATCATCGGGGCGCGGACGGTCGTTCCATTTAACGGCGGCGGCGACTGGGTTTGCACTCAGCCCAAGCACTGGATTTACGAAGGAACTCAAATGCGCCGCGGCGACCGCATCGAAGGGCTGATCGGCTGGGAGCATCACGGCGATCCCGATCTGCAGCGACCGGGACTGCAGGTCGTCGCCGAGGGGACGACCTGGGCCGGCGGCACGAATCCGGGACACTGGACCGCGACGATCTTCCCCGGCCCGAAAGGTAACTTTGTCTTCAACGCAGCGACGATCTACTGGGCTCAAGGCCTTGCGACCCCGCCGGGACACATCATCCCCTGGTCGCATTACAGCCGTCCGCACGGTCCCGATCGCCGCGTTCAACAGATCACTAAAAATCTGTTTGAACGCTCGCTGCAGAAGACTCAGGACTGA
- a CDS encoding enoyl-ACP reductase FabI, translating to MTDFLKLSGRNILVMGVANKKSVAYHVAKTLEEVGANVIYSVRSEQRRASLAKLLPGREIVICDVSQQVEIDALAAYISDNGWTIDGLLHSIAFADYSDGIKPFHETTRAQFLQAVDISCFSLVAICNALRGCFSDDASVVTIGISTTRMASESYGYMAPIKAALASSLAFLTKSFSKFSQVRFNSVAAGLLKTSASAGIPGYVDSYLFAESVIPRGKAVSTSEVADTAAFLLSPRSSGICAQQLIVDAGMEINYFDQDVVRRATDH from the coding sequence ATGACCGATTTTCTGAAACTCAGTGGCCGCAACATCTTGGTGATGGGCGTTGCCAACAAGAAGAGCGTCGCCTATCACGTCGCCAAGACGCTGGAAGAGGTCGGGGCAAACGTGATCTATTCGGTGCGTAGCGAGCAGCGCCGCGCTTCGTTGGCGAAGTTGTTGCCGGGCCGCGAGATCGTGATCTGCGACGTCTCGCAGCAGGTGGAGATCGATGCTTTGGCCGCCTACATCAGCGACAACGGCTGGACGATCGATGGCCTTCTGCACTCGATCGCCTTCGCCGATTACAGCGATGGGATCAAGCCGTTTCACGAAACGACGCGAGCTCAGTTCCTGCAAGCTGTCGACATCTCCTGCTTTTCGTTGGTGGCGATCTGCAACGCGCTCCGAGGCTGTTTTTCCGACGACGCCAGCGTCGTCACGATTGGAATCAGCACGACGCGGATGGCGAGCGAGAGCTACGGATACATGGCTCCGATCAAAGCTGCGTTGGCTTCGTCGTTGGCGTTTCTGACGAAGTCGTTCAGCAAGTTCTCGCAGGTTCGATTCAATTCGGTCGCGGCCGGACTGTTGAAGACCAGCGCATCGGCGGGGATCCCGGGCTATGTCGATTCGTATCTATTCGCCGAATCGGTGATCCCGCGTGGCAAAGCGGTATCGACTAGCGAAGTCGCCGACACCGCGGCGTTCCTGTTGAGCCCACGGTCGTCGGGAATCTGCGCTCAGCAATTGATCGTCGATGCCGGCATGGAGATCAATTATTTCGATCAAGACGTCGTCCGCCGCGCGACCGATCACTGA
- a CDS encoding 3-hydroxyacyl-ACP dehydratase FabZ family protein, giving the protein MTAEKIEAAIPHRLPMRLLDEIVEQTEQTIVCKKSFHSDEFFVQGHFPGYPIVPGVIQCECCLQAGAILLSKQTPQDGSVVPVATRMDNVKFKKMVRPGDTVEIHVTLNEQLSNAFYMTGKVMLDGKLAARLDFACSVATPEEG; this is encoded by the coding sequence ATGACTGCTGAAAAGATTGAAGCCGCCATCCCTCACCGCTTGCCGATGCGTCTGTTGGACGAAATCGTCGAACAGACCGAGCAGACGATCGTTTGCAAGAAGAGTTTTCACAGCGACGAATTTTTCGTGCAGGGGCATTTTCCCGGCTACCCGATCGTGCCGGGGGTGATTCAATGCGAATGCTGTTTGCAGGCCGGGGCGATCCTGTTGAGCAAGCAGACGCCGCAGGACGGTTCGGTCGTTCCCGTGGCGACGCGGATGGACAACGTCAAATTCAAGAAGATGGTTCGTCCGGGTGACACCGTCGAGATCCACGTCACGCTGAACGAACAACTCTCCAACGCCTTCTATATGACGGGCAAGGTGATGTTGGACGGCAAACTGGCGGCTCGGTTGGACTTTGCATGCAGCGTTGCGACGCCTGAGGAGGGCTAG
- a CDS encoding lactate racemase domain-containing protein: protein MTTYFARGSETAELSTADLREGLEKLFTDRGRPSKALAIPPDYSRLPSRAGEITCLCHELLGDAMVDVMPALGTHKPMSPEQLAHMFPSLPTDLIREHNWRNDVVTLGDVDADFVSQATEGIYSEPWPAQVNRLLLEGGHDMILSIGQVVPHEVIGMANYNKNIFVGTGGVKGINESHFLSAAYGMERTMGRADTPLRKILNRAQDLFCKEMPLVYILTVIGQQPDGSLVTRGLYIGDDHDTFFEAAELALKVNFTVLERAPKKMVCYLDPSEFHSTWIGNKSIYRTRLAIEDEGELIVLGPAVRMFGEDEAIDGLIRKYGYQPSARVMELVQQNEDLRNNLSAAAHLIHGSSENRFSVTYAPGELSQQEIESVGYNYGDVKSLMEKYPPEKLNDGWHTDSDGEEFYFIKNPALGLWASPGRV, encoded by the coding sequence ATGACCACCTACTTTGCCCGTGGCTCTGAAACCGCCGAACTCTCGACCGCCGATCTGCGAGAGGGCTTGGAAAAGCTGTTCACCGACCGCGGCCGCCCCAGCAAAGCCCTGGCGATTCCTCCCGACTACAGCCGCCTGCCCAGCCGCGCCGGCGAAATCACCTGCCTCTGCCACGAACTGCTCGGCGACGCGATGGTCGATGTGATGCCCGCCTTGGGAACACACAAACCGATGTCGCCGGAACAGTTGGCGCACATGTTCCCCAGCCTGCCAACCGATCTGATCCGCGAACACAATTGGCGAAACGATGTCGTCACCCTGGGCGATGTCGATGCCGATTTCGTCAGCCAAGCGACCGAGGGAATTTATTCGGAGCCGTGGCCGGCGCAGGTCAACCGCCTGCTGCTTGAAGGAGGCCACGACATGATCCTCTCGATCGGGCAAGTCGTTCCGCACGAAGTGATCGGAATGGCCAACTACAACAAGAACATCTTTGTTGGCACCGGCGGCGTGAAGGGAATCAACGAGAGCCACTTCCTGAGCGCAGCCTACGGCATGGAACGGACGATGGGACGTGCCGACACGCCGCTGCGCAAGATCCTCAATCGCGCTCAAGATCTGTTCTGCAAAGAGATGCCGCTGGTCTACATCCTGACCGTCATCGGCCAACAACCCGATGGATCGCTGGTCACTCGCGGGCTGTACATCGGCGACGATCACGACACGTTCTTTGAGGCGGCGGAGCTGGCCCTAAAAGTCAACTTCACCGTTTTGGAACGCGCCCCGAAAAAGATGGTCTGTTATCTCGACCCGTCCGAATTCCACAGCACCTGGATCGGCAACAAGTCGATCTACCGAACGCGACTGGCGATCGAAGACGAAGGAGAACTGATCGTCTTGGGTCCCGCCGTCCGGATGTTTGGCGAAGACGAAGCGATCGACGGGCTGATCCGCAAATACGGTTACCAACCGAGTGCCCGCGTGATGGAGTTGGTCCAACAGAACGAAGACCTTCGCAACAACCTCTCCGCCGCGGCTCACCTGATCCACGGCAGCAGCGAGAACCGCTTCAGTGTCACCTACGCTCCCGGCGAACTGTCGCAGCAGGAGATCGAAAGCGTCGGCTACAACTACGGCGACGTGAAAAGCCTGATGGAAAAGTACCCGCCGGAAAAACTGAACGACGGCTGGCACACCGACAGCGACGGCGAAGAGTTCTACTTCATCAAGAACCCAGCCCTCGGCCTCTGGGCCTCCCCCGGCCGCGTTTAA